The sequence below is a genomic window from Qipengyuania flava.
TGGCCGCCCGGCTGACGAGCCAGGACCTGCGGTTTGGCCTGCTCGCTGGCGGCGCGACGGCCATTTGCGGGGTCTCGGCAGCGCTCGCGCTGTGGAGCATCATCGGCTCCAAGCGGGTCAGCCAGGAAGGCTTCGCCATCACGGTGCTGGGCGTCACGCTTGCAAGCGCCCTGGCGCTGGCAACCTATCCGGCGCTTGCCGCCATGCTGGAGCTTTCGGACACGCAGGCGGGATTCCTGGTCGGCGCTTCGATCCACGATGTGGCGCAGGCCATCGGCGGCGGCTTTGCCGTGTCGGAAAAGGCGGGCGAAGTCGCGACCGTGGTCAAGCTTTCGCGCGTCACGCTGCTCGTGCCGCTCCTGCTGCTGGTCGCGCTGGTGCTGGGCCAGAAGGGCGAGGGCAAGCGCTTCTCGCTGCGCCAGGGCGTGCCTTGGTTCATCGCCGGCTTCGTCGCGGTGGTGGCGCTCAACAGCCTTGTGGCCGTGCCTGCCGCGCTTGCCGGATACGGCGCCTCGGCTGCCAGCTTTTTCCTCCTGCTCGCCGTGACCGCCGCCGCGATCAAGGCGGACCTTTCCGGCATCCTGGCGCATGGCTGGAAAGCCTTCGTGCCCGTAGCCGCTGCAACCTTGACCGCTTTCGCTCTCGCGCTCAGCGTGGCGTGGGCGCTTTGATCACCCCCTGAGGATTCGCTGCCATGTCCATTTTCACCGACCACCCGCATTCGATCGGCGAGAGCTATTTCGAGCATCTCGCCAGCGCCTCGCGCTTTGGCCGGCGGCTGATCGTGGCGGGCCTTGCCTGCATCGTGCACGGGATCTTCCCGTTCTGGTGCAAGGCCACGGGCAGCAAGGCGGTGCACAAGCTCTCGGCCGAGATGATTCACGGACGCGAAAAGTTCGGCCCCGGCGACCGGCGCCAGGGCGAACAGAAGGACTGGTGCATCTAGGTTTTCTAGACACGCTCCCTGAGCGTGGAGGTTTCTACTTCGGCGGCATCCGGATCGCTCCGTCGAGGCGAAACTGGTGGCCGTTGATGTAACTGTTGCGCGCGATCTCGCAAATGAGCGAGGCAAACTCCTCCGGATGGCCGAGCCGCTTGGGAAAGGGCACCGAGGCGTTCAATTGCGCCCACATCGCCGGGTTGCGGTCCTTCATGCCCAGCATCAGCGGCGTCGCGAAGATGCCCGGCATGACCGAGTTCACGCGGATGCCGATGTCCATCAGGTCGCGCGCCATAGGCAGCACCAGCCCGTTCACGCCGGCCTTGCAGCTGCCGTAGATGACCTGACCGATCTGGCCATCCTGCGCCGCGACGCTGGCGGTCAAAGTGATGCAGCCACGCTCGCCATCTTCGTTGAGCGGTTCGGAGTTGGCCATGCCGAGCGCGGAATGGCTGGCGATGCGGTAGGACGAAACAAGGATGCCCTCGGCCCCGAAAGCGTAGTCTTCGGTCTCGAGCCGCTTGTAGCGCCCGTTTTCCTTGTCCCAACCCAGCGTCTTCCCGCGACGGCTGGTCATCGCGCAGTGGACCGTGACCCGTTCCTGCCCGTGCGCGGCACGCGCCGCTTCAAAGCCGTCGACCACCGATTGCTCGTCGGTGATATCGACCCGCGCAAACGTGCCGCCGATGGCCTTGGCATGGGCCTCGCCCGCCTCTTCGTTGACGTCGAAAATCGTGACCTTGAGCCCTGCGTCCGCCAGCGCCTGCGCGCTCGCCTTGCCAAGCCCCGATGCGCCGCCCGTGACGACGGCGGCCATGCCCGCTGTGAGTTCCAAACTCTCTCTCCCTAGGTTTCCTCTCCCTGCGTGCTATCGCATGGGAACCGGCATAGGAAGGGGAGGCGAAAGGGCCGCCATGACATCGCTGCTGTTTGCCATGGTCGCCAGCTTCCTTGCCGCCACCGGCGCGCGCGACCAAGTGCTGGTCGCCCGGCTCTCGGGCACGCTTGGGCCTTCGAACGGGCTGCTTGCCGTTGCGCTTGCCAGCTCGGCCGCCACGGCGGCGATAGCGGCCTGGTTCGGGGACCGGCTGGCGCAGACCATGTCCGAGAACGCCTCGATCATGTTCGTCGCGATCGCGTTGCTGCTTGCCGCCTTCGAATGCGCCTGGCCCAATCGGGAGAAGACGCCCGCCGAGCCCACTCGCTCGCTGGGCGCTATCGCAATCGTGCTGTTTGCCCGCCAACTGACCGACGCTTCGCGCTTCCTGGTCGCGGCTATGGCGGTTGTCTTTTCATCCTGGCCGCTCGCCGGGCTGGGCGGGGCACTAGGCGGCGGGGCAGCGGTGGCTGCGGGCTGGGCACTGGGCCACGCACTGGAGGAGAGGGCGCCCTTGCGCACCCTGCGGATCGGCCTTGCGGTCATCCTCTTCACCCTGGCGATCATCACGGGCCTGACTGCGCGTGGAATCATCGGATAAACCGATCACTGCGAATTCCTTTAATCGAGAAACCCTTTGAGGGATGGGCCGTTGGTGAGGCAAAGGTCAAATCAGACAAAGGGGAATTCCCATGGCCGAACTCGGCAACAATTCGAAAGCTGGTCTCGTAAACGCTCTCAACGGTGCGCTGGCAGACACCACCGCGCTCTATTTCAAGACCAAGAACTTCCACTGGCATGTTGCGGGCCCGCGTTTCCGCGACCTTCACGTGCTGTTCGACGAACAGGCCGCCCAGCTGGTCGGCACGATCGACGACCTTGGCGAGCGCGTGCGCAAGAACGACGAATACACGCTGACCTCGATCGGTAGTGTCGCCAAGCACACGCGCGTCAAAGACCAGGACGATGTCACGCTGACCGCCGATGCGATGGTGGTCGAACTGCGCGACGACAACAAGGTGCTCCACGACCGCCTGCTCGAAGTGAAGGAAGCGGCCGAGGAGGTGGGCGACAACGCCACCAGCGGGATCGTCGATGACTGGATCGACCAGACCGAAGAACGCATCTGGTTCCTCAACCAGACGAGCAAGTAAGCGAATAGCTATGCGAACGCTCAGCCGGGCCGCCTTTCCCCTTGGGGACGGGCGGCCTTGGTGTATCTAGGGCCCATGGAAAACGCGAAAATCATCGAAGGCGCGAGCGATGCCACCATTGCCGACTGGCTCGCTGCGCGCCTTGGCGAGGCCATGGGTGACGGCGAGGGGCCGGTCACGATAACGGTCCCGGGCGGTTCGACTCCCTTCCCGATTATGGAGCTGCTGCTCCACCACGACCTCGACTGGACGCGACTGGTCGTGTGGCCGGGCGATGACCGCGTCGTCCCCGAAGATCACCCCGCGTCGAACACCGGTAAGCTGCGCGATCTGTTCGAACCGGCAGGCGCAGAGGTGGTGACGCTGTCCGAAATGGAAGCGGTCCCCCACTTCGCGATCGCCTGGCTCGGGATGGGCGCCGACGGGCACATCGCCTCGCTGTTTCCCAACACCGATCCGCAGGTCGATGCGCGCGAGGCGGTCGTGCGCCTGACGCCCGATCCCCTGCCGCCCGAGGCCCCGTTCGATCGGATCAGCCTGACCATGCCTTCGCTGCTCGCCAGCGACGTGCTGGTCTTCGTGATCCGGGGCGAGGAAAAGCGC
It includes:
- a CDS encoding YeiH family protein; translation: MKSTDSFYMADLYGELQLAPSDEKRNWRAPIPGLLLVTTAALAALWLSEHYGAPQILLGLLIGFALNFTSADARLRPGLDMASQTLLRVGIVLLGLRVTFGEIAALGLLPFLGLAAIMAGVIGVGVLAARLTSQDLRFGLLAGGATAICGVSAALALWSIIGSKRVSQEGFAITVLGVTLASALALATYPALAAMLELSDTQAGFLVGASIHDVAQAIGGGFAVSEKAGEVATVVKLSRVTLLVPLLLLVALVLGQKGEGKRFSLRQGVPWFIAGFVAVVALNSLVAVPAALAGYGASAASFFLLLAVTAAAIKADLSGILAHGWKAFVPVAAATLTAFALALSVAWAL
- a CDS encoding DUF6356 family protein — its product is MSIFTDHPHSIGESYFEHLASASRFGRRLIVAGLACIVHGIFPFWCKATGSKAVHKLSAEMIHGREKFGPGDRRQGEQKDWCI
- a CDS encoding SDR family oxidoreductase; amino-acid sequence: MELTAGMAAVVTGGASGLGKASAQALADAGLKVTIFDVNEEAGEAHAKAIGGTFARVDITDEQSVVDGFEAARAAHGQERVTVHCAMTSRRGKTLGWDKENGRYKRLETEDYAFGAEGILVSSYRIASHSALGMANSEPLNEDGERGCITLTASVAAQDGQIGQVIYGSCKAGVNGLVLPMARDLMDIGIRVNSVMPGIFATPLMLGMKDRNPAMWAQLNASVPFPKRLGHPEEFASLICEIARNSYINGHQFRLDGAIRMPPK
- a CDS encoding Dps family protein, whose amino-acid sequence is MAELGNNSKAGLVNALNGALADTTALYFKTKNFHWHVAGPRFRDLHVLFDEQAAQLVGTIDDLGERVRKNDEYTLTSIGSVAKHTRVKDQDDVTLTADAMVVELRDDNKVLHDRLLEVKEAAEEVGDNATSGIVDDWIDQTEERIWFLNQTSK
- a CDS encoding 6-phosphogluconolactonase, whose translation is MENAKIIEGASDATIADWLAARLGEAMGDGEGPVTITVPGGSTPFPIMELLLHHDLDWTRLVVWPGDDRVVPEDHPASNTGKLRDLFEPAGAEVVTLSEMEAVPHFAIAWLGMGADGHIASLFPNTDPQVDAREAVVRLTPDPLPPEAPFDRISLTMPSLLASDVLVFVIRGEEKREVLDQALAKKHDLPVARLLAAAKQPVTCFT